The Cucumis melo cultivar AY chromosome 5, USDA_Cmelo_AY_1.0, whole genome shotgun sequence genome has a segment encoding these proteins:
- the LOC103491546 gene encoding uncharacterized protein LOC103491546 — protein MAKLPQIAILGAGTFVKTQYLPRLAEISDLLIVKAIWSRTEASAKGAVDIARKYFPTVECKWGDAGLDDIIQDNSILGVAVVLAGQAQVEMSLRLLKAGKHVLQEKPAAASTSELEYALSNYNSLSANFLRQPLWAVAENYRFEPALVECKNLIADVGDMMSVQVIVEGSMNSSNPYFSSSWRRDFAGGFILDMGVHFIAGLRMLVGCEVVSVSATTSYVDKSLPPPDNISSLFQLENGCSGVFVMVVSSKSPKIFWRVVGLKGTLQIERGNQDGKHGYLVSFTDASGLNRCTFHPFSGVTEELKTFIHAISAEGSDDKADDRISFIEGARDVAVLEAMLESGAKHGAPVQVKRF, from the exons ATGGCGAAGCTACCCCAGATCGCCATTCTTGGAGCTGGTACATTCGTCAAGACACAGTACCTTCCTAGACTAGCCGAGATCTCTGATCTTCTAATTGTTAAGGCTATATGGAGTCGCACCGAG GCATCAGCTAAAGGTGCCGTCGACATTGCGAGAAAGTACTTCCCGACGGTGGAGTGTAAGTGGGGTGATGCGGGTCTTGATGATATCATTCAAGACAATTCAATTCTTGGAGTTGCGGTTGTATTAGCTGGACAAGCTCAG GTTGAAATGTCATTGAGATTGCTCAAAGCAGGGAAACATGTCCTCCAAG AGAAACCAGCAGCAGCCT CCACAAGCGAGTTGGAATATGCACTTTCAAACTACAACTCTTTAAGTGCCAATTTTCTCCGTCAACCACTATGGGCTGTGGCAGAAAATTATCGATTTGAACCGGCATTGGTTGAG TGCAAAAACTTAATTGCTGACGTTGGGGATATGATGAGCGTCCAAGTGATTGTTGAAGGATCAATGAATAGTTCGAACCCCTACTTCTCAAGCTCTTGGCGGCGCGACTTTGCT GGCGGTTTCATTCTGGATATGGGCGTACACTTTATTGCTGGATTACGGATG CTTGTTGGATGTGAGGTGGTATCAGTGTCAGCGACTACCTCCTATGTGGACAAGTCTTTACCTCCGCCAGATAACATATCCTCGCTCTT CCAACTGGAGAATGGATGTTCAGGTGTTTTTGTAATGGTAGTCTCCTCAAAATCACCCAAG ATATTCTGGCGAGTTGTGGGATTAAAGGGAACGCTGCAGATTGAGCGTGGGAACCAGGATGGGAAACATGGCTATCTG GTTTCCTTCACTGATGCTAGTGGACTGAATAGATGCACTTTCCATCCATTCAGTGGAGTTACTGAAGAACTAAAAACTTTTATTCATGCTATTTCTGCGGAG GGGAGTGATGATAAAGCTGATGATCGTATATCTTTCATCGAGGGTGCTAGAGATGTCGCAGTGCTAGAAGCAATGCTTGAATCTGGAGCAAAGCATGGAGCTCCTGTTCAAGTGAAAAGATTTTAA
- the LOC103491548 gene encoding uncharacterized protein LOC103491548 isoform X1: MCESVEIEGKIYDLGGQVLAANSAPTIFHLAKETGSELEELDSHKLALIDTSGEYQDIRVADDYTSIISLTLQLQDKAKDSGHIGVHAVSAFASDLTPTYLEARGLTSVPKSVAYGYTASGYGFVQDMPYAYVHEFTRTSMAGKIRRFKGGYGGLWKRISESLPIKVHCKTEVVSVRRSSNSVTLRVMDRDKNLASLEFDKIIISGSFPFRNCRTYRSSSPKLSEEGAEVMDMSRLEEELFSKVYTIDYYTTVLKIDGLDHLPLGFYYFGKHMDNPETIGYPVAMQKFYPDTNIFLLWSYGNSADITGPNVTALAINTITKMGGEVKKVILQRRFKYFPHVCSKDMEDGFYKRLELELQGSLNTYYTGGLMAFELTERNSSYAMALVCKHFANDNSSPTFSYAKPMFLFQSKQERDAKGLGELPGVEFPNLSSLDGYLRHWGSHHVTRDRVLYTWLNEEGSVLGQRTYRELHLNASCIAQKLLSNQKPSIKPGDRVLLIYVPGLDFIDAFFGCLRAKVLPVPVLPPDPLQRGGQALLKIEYIAKSCSAVAILSTLSYHSAVRVGKVKNMIGLTRENGKSSAVWPKLPWMHTDSWIKNFANLTPPDTMADQSDPHPDDVSFLQFTSGSTGDAKGVMITHGGLIHNVKLMRRRYKSTSRTVLVSWLPQYHDMGLIGGLFTALVSGGTAILFSPLTFIKNPLLWLHTMSKYKATHSAGPNFAFELVARRLEVNKGKVQTYDLSSMVFLMIAAEPVRKTTLKKFLELTVPFGLTEEKMAPGYGLAENCVFVSCAFGEGIPIFVDWQGRVCCGYVDQDNTDIDIRIVNPGTGKELEEDGKEGEIWISSPSAGIGYWGREELSQETFRNELQNHPGRRYTRTGDLGRVIDGKLFITGRIKDLIIAAGRNIYPADVEKTVESSSDLLRPGCCAVIGVPEEILMEKGIQVPDCSDQVGLVVIAEVKDGKPIAKDIIDQIQNRVAEEHGVSVASIKLIKPRTISKTTSGKIKRFECLKQFVDGTLNVVPEAIKLRRTFLRSFSTGTCKEGITPRPQQTKLSRASVPSVQPGLRISNRDIEEFLKGLVSELTNISINKISATESLLSYGIDSILVVRAAQKLSNFLGVPVGAVDIFTASCIADLASISENILAKSHAQSTKNTTNPTYDTNCVLVGMETVSWTRQFVIWFSQLLALIFVAMMVLFPAYLSISAFTSSLPILHNLTDNISLMDYLLPLTLAPLAWILCIVSSCICIAFFGNSFLRPNYALTPEVSIWSLDFVKWWALYKAQDVSSKVLAVHLRGTVFLKYWYEMFGARIGSSVILDTVDITDPSLVSIGDGVAVAEGALIQSHEVKNGVLSFLPIRIGRNSSVGPYASIHKGAILGEEVEVPALQRIEGIETTSGNRCFEKGSEPRRNAGERQERETIYHFFGIYILGFLGSLSAAIVYYFYIWLSQSSPSLQHFSFLCLVGAFHWIPFTVIAYATIFAEVPSNAISFAILFSSMYLFHGIILCILTFVVKNLLTSKPQMEQTPLKIWLCHRITAASHLRFAKLLSGTEAFCIYLRLLGAKIGKHCSIRAINPVSDPELISIRTGVHLGDFSRIISGFYSTNGLTRGKIEVQENSVIGSQSIVLPGSVIQEDVVLGALSVSPMNSTLIRGGIYVGSRTPVMIKNTMHILDERIEKMDKIYKKIVGNLAANLAATTLKVKARYFHRIGVSGKGYLKIYDNIKGLPDHKIFSPGKSYPVFIRHSNSLSADDDARIDARGAALRILSDGSDTTPLLDLTLKTGNAFYARTIADFASWLVCGLPAREQHVKKVPHIRDAVWNSLRLTNSYTELHYYSNICRLFRFNDGQEMYVKLKLRPYDKTIDEDSGKVEPIGILPPETGAIPRADDDKRPLLFLAEDFLNRVNSPEGVRYVFQIQTRPVPQDEAERDIALDCTKPWDETEFPCQDIGEIEIHQSLSKEESEALEFNPFLRCHEVDVISATSISQSASIDHGRSLIYEICQHLRNGTPLPEAWKIFLQQSDTKVDLSGCPMAAALKERANEKTALDRTWYQNLWLTFFQPTFQTALPYFIMGLVIFPPLASVMHLKENKKLPLHWLLPLLWVSSGIIAALCCIVAKWILVQKKKEGETIGIWSIRIFMDTTWQAIKTVVGDYFMEMTTGSFIFVLIMKLMGSDVDMDQGTYVDSMGALLNPEMVKIHRGGSVGREALLFGHIYEGGGEVKFGNIEIGEDGFVGSRAIAMPGVRVESEASIAPLSLAMKEEIIRAT; this comes from the exons ATGTGTGAGTCGGTGGAAATTGAAG GTAAAATATATGATTTGGGAGGTCAAGTTCTTGCTGCCAATAGTGCTCCAACAATCTTTCACTTAGCCAAAGAAACTGGCTCTGAATTAGAAGAACTGGACTCCCATAAGCTAGCCCTCATTGATACTTCAGGGGAATATCAAGACATACGCGTCGCAGATGATTATACGTCCATTATCTCACTCACCTTACAACTCCAG GACAAAGCTAAGGATTCAGGACATATTGGTGTTCATGCTGTGAGTGCATTTGCATCTGACTTAACTCCTACATATCTTGAGGCTCGTGGACTAACCTCTGTTCCAAAATCTGTGGCTTATGGTTACACTGCTTCTGGTTATGGGTTTGTACAAGATATGCCTTATGCTTACGTGCATGAGTTCACGCGCACTTCAATGGCTGGTAAAATTCGACGCTTCAAAGGTGGATATGGAGGCCTCTGGAAGAGGATCAGCGAGTCACTTCCAATCAAAGTTCACTGCAAAACTGAAGTTGTGTCTGTGAGACGGAGTTCTAATAGTGTAACTCTTCGTGTCATGGACCGTGACAAAAATTTAGCAAGTTTGGAGTTCGATAAGATTATCATCTCTGGTTCATTTCCTTTTAGAAATTGTAGAACTTACAGATCCTCAAGCCCAAAATTATCAG AAGAAGGAGCTGAGGTAATGGATATGAGCCGCCTCGAAGAGGAGTTGTTCAGTAAAGTATACACGATCGACTATTACACCACAGTTTTGAAGATAGATGGCCTAGATCATTTACCGCTTGGTTTTTATTACTTTGGGAAACATATGGACAATCCGGAAACAATTGGCTATCCAGTTGCCATGCAGAAATTCTACCCAGACACTAATATTTTCCTGCTCTGGTCTTATGGTAACTCGGCCGACATTACAGGTCCAAATGTGACTGCGCTGGCAATAAACACAATTACGAAAATGGGAGGAGAAGTTAAGAAGGTGATTCTACAAagaagatttaaatattttcccCATGTTTGTAGCAAAG ATATGGAGGATGGATTCTACAAGCGATTGGAATTGGAGCTACAAGGTTCATTGAACACGTATTACACAGGAGGGCTTATGGCTTTTGAACTTACGGAGAGGAATTCTTCATACGCCATGGCATTAGTATGCAAGCACTTTGCTAACGACAACTCATCTCCAACGTTTTCTTATGCCAAG CCCATGTTTCTCTTTCAATCAAAACAAGAAAGGGATGCCAAGGGGTTAGGTGAATTACCAGGAGTGGAGTTCCCCAATTTGTCCTCGCTCGATGGCTATTTAAGGCACTGGGGTTCTCATCACGTCACTCGAGATAGAGTACTTTACACTTGGCTCAATGAAGAAGGGTCAGTGTTAGGCCAGCGAACCTACAGAGAGCTTCATCTCAATGCTTCTTGCATTGCTCAAAAGCTGCTGTCAAACCAGAAGCCTTCAATAAAACCAGGGGATCGAGTTCTTCTCATATATGTTCCTGGCCTCGACTTCATTGATGCATTCTTTGGATGCTTAAGAGCTAAAGTTCTACCAGTTCCAGTTCTTCCTCCCGACCCCTTGCAGAGAGGTGGCCAAGCACTTTTGAAAATCGAATACATTGCAAAATCATGCAGTGCTGTCGCTATTCTATCAACCCTTAGTTATCACTCAGCAGTTAGAGTAGGCAAGGTGAAGAATATGATTGGCTTGACGAGAGAAAATGGAAAATCTTCAGCTGTCTGGCCTAAACTTCCGTGGATGCACACTGATAGTTGGATAAAGAATTTTGCTAATTTGACTCCTCCAGATACAATGGCTGACCAATCTGATCCTCATCCAGATGATGTAAGTTTTTTGCAATTTACGTCCGGGTCAACAGGTGATGCTAAAGGAGTCATGATTACACATGGTGGCCTCATTCATAATGTGAAGTTGATGCGCAGAAGATACAAGAGTACCTCAAGGACAGTCCTTGTTAGCTGGCTACCTCAATACCATGACATGGGGCTGATTGGTGGACTTTTCACTGCTCTTGTGAGTGGTGGAACTGCAATCCTTTTTTCTCCATTGACATTTATAAAAAATCCCCTTTTATGGCTGCATACTATGAGCAAATATAAAGCTACTCATAGTGCAGGTCCCAACTTTGCCTTTGAGTTGGTGGCTCGAAGATTAGAGGTTAACAAGGGCAAGGTTCAGACGTATGACCTTTCTTCCATGGTTTTCCTCATGATTGCTGCTGAACCTGTTCGGAAAACTACTTTGAAAAAATTTCTTGAGCTAACTGTCCCTTTTGGCCTAACTGAAGAGAAGATGGCCCCTGGTTATGGATTAGCAGAAAACTGTGTATTTGTGAGTTGTGCTTTTGGAGAAGGAATTCCCATCTTCGTAGACTGGCAAGGGAGAGTTTGCTGTGGATATGTGGATCAAGATAATACAGATATTGACATACGAATAGTCAATCCGGGGACTGGCAAGGAGCTTGAAGAAGATGGAAAAGAAGGAGAGATATGGATCAGTAGTCCGAGTGCTGGAATTGGATATTGGGGAAGGGAAGAATTGAGCCAAGAGACATTCAGAAATGAGCTCCAAAACCATCCTGGCCGGAGATATACTAGAACTGGTGACTTGGGAAGAGTGATTGATGGGAAGCTATTCATAACTGGAAGGATAAAGGATCTCATTATTGCAGCAGGAAGAAACATCTATCCAGCAGATGTTGAAAAGACAGTTGAGAGCTCATCCGATCTCCTACGCCCAGGTTGTTGTGCAGTCATTGGTGTTCCAGAAGAAATCCTGATGGAAAAGGGTATTCAAGTTCCTGATTGTTCTGACCAAGTTGGTTTGGTTGTGATTGCTGAAGTTAAGGATGGTAAGCCTATTGCTAAGGATATCATTGACCAAATTCAGAATCGTGTGGCAGAAGAACATGGGGTTAGTGTTGCTTCAATTAAGTTGATAAAGCCTAGGACCATCAGTAAAACAACATCAGGAAAAATAAAGAGATTTGAATGCCTCAAACAGTTTGTCGATGGAACTCTTAATGTAGTACCAGAAGCAATAAAGCTCAGGAGGACTTTTCTTCGATCCTTCAGTACAGGGACATGTAAGGAGGGAATTACGCCTCGTCCTCAGCAAACGAAGCTTTCAAGAGCTTCTGTGCCTTCTGTTCAACCGGGTCTCAGAATAAGTAATAGGGATATTGAAGAGTTTTTGAAAGGGCTGGTATCTGAACTGACAAATATTTCAATTAACAAAATTTCTGCCACAGAAAGTTTATTGTCATATGGAATTGATTCGATTCTTGTGGTCAGAGCAGCGCAGAAACTTTCTAATTTCCTGGGAGTGCCAGTTGGGGCTGTGGATATTTTCACAGCAAGTTGCATTGCAGACTTGGCAAGTATCTCCGAGAATATTTTGGCCAAGAGTCATGCACAATCAACAAAAAATACAACTAATCCAACATATGATACAAATTGTGTGTTAGTCGGGATGGAAACAGTTTCCTGGACTCGCCAATTTGTCATCTGGTTTTCCCAACTTCTGGCTCTCATATTTGTCGCTATGATGGTGCTCTTTCCTGCTTATTTATCAATTTCAGCTTTCACAAGTTCCTTGCCTATTCTCCACAACTTGACAGACAACATTTCTTTGATGGATTATCTATTACCTTTGACTTTAGCTCCTCTAGCTTGGATCCTTTGCATAGTTTCTTCTTGCATTTGTATTGCATTCTTCGGAAATTCTTTTCTGAGACCAAATTATGCTCTCACCCCTGAAGTCTCCATCTGGTCATTAGATTTTGTCAAGTGGTGGGCACTCTATAAAGCACAAGATGTTTCTTCTAAAGTCTTAGCTGTTCATTTAAGAGGAACCGTGTTCCTAAAATACTGGTATGAAATGTTTGGAGCAAGAATAGGATCCTCAGTTATTCTTGATACTGTAGATATCACTGACCCCTCTCTAGTGTCTATCGGTGATGGAGTTGCTGTTGCAGAAGGGGCTTTGATTCAAAGCCATGAGGTAAAAAATGGAGTCTTGAGCTTTCTTCCAATTAGAATCGGCCGAAATTCTTCCGTGGGACCTTATGCTTCAATCCACAAAGGTGCCATTTTAGGAGAAGAAGTTGAAGTTCCAGCCCTGCAAAGGATTGAAGGCATTGAGACAACTTCCGGTAACAGATGTTTTGAAAAG GGTAGCGAGCCACGGAGGAATGCAGGTGAAAGACAGGAACGTGAGACCATTTATCACTTTTTTGGAATCTACATACTTGGCTTTTTGGGCTCTCTTTCTGCAGCTATAGTCTACTATTTCTACATTTGGCTATCTCAAAGCTCTCCTTCACTTCaacatttttcatttctttgctTAGTTGGAGCCTTCCACTGGATACCATTCACTGTAATTGCTTATGCTACCATCTTTGCTGAAGTCCCATCGAATGCAATTAGCTTTGCCATCTTGTTTTCTTCCATGTATTTATTTCATGGCATTATACTATGCATCCTCACATTTGTTGTGAAAAATCTTCTCACCTCCAAACCTCAAATGGAGCAAACCCCCCTGAAAATTTGGCTTTGCCATCGAATTACCGCTGCTAGCCACCTTAGATTTGCTAAACTCTTGTCTGGAACAGAAGCCTTTTGCATATACCTGCGCCTGTTGGGTGCAAAAATTGGCAAACATTGTTCAATCAGAGCCATCAATCCAGTATCGGATCCAGAACTCATTTCTATTCGCACGGGTGTGCATCTTGGTGACTTCAGCAGAATTATTTCTGGATTCTATTCAACTAATGGCCTTACTCGTGGGAAAATCGAGGTACAAGAAAATTCTGTTATAGGCAGCCAAAGTATAGTCCTTCCTGGATCTGTGATTCAAGAAGACGTCGTTCTTGGTGCACTCTCAGTTTCCCCAATGAACTCAACACTCATAAGGGGAGGTATTTATGTTGGTTCTCGAACTCCAGTCATGATCAAGAATACTATGCACATATTAGATGAAAGAATAGAAAAGATGGACAAGATCTACAAGAAGATAGTTGGCAACCTGGCTGCAAATTTAGCCGCTACGACTTTGAAAGTCAAAGCAAGGTACTTCCATCGAATTGGTGTTAGTGGGAAGGGATATTTGAAAATTTACGACAACATTAAAGGTTTACCTGATCACAAGATATTCTCTCCTGGGAAGAGTTACCCTGTGTTCATCAGACATAGCAACAGCTTGAGTGCCGATGATGATGCCAGGATCGACGCTCGTGGAGCAGCATTGAGAATACTTTCAGATGGATCAGACACTACCCCACTCCTTGACTTGACATTGAAAACAGGCAATGCATTCTATGCAAGAACAATTGCAGACTTTGCATCATGGCTAGTTTGTGGACTTCCTGCAAGAGAACAGCATGTCAAGAAAGTTCCACATATCCGTGATGCAGTATGGAATTCTCTCCGTTTAACCAATTCATATACAGAGCTACATTATTACTCAAACATATGTCGATTGTTCCGATTCAATGATGGACAAGAAATGTATGTGAAGTTAAAATTGAGGCCATACGATAAAACAATCGATGAGGATTCTGGTAAGGTTGAGCCGATTGGAATTCTCCCGCCAGAGACAGGTGCAATTCCAAGAGCTGATGATGACAAACGCCCATTGCTGTTTTTGGCTGAAGATTTCCTTAATCGTGTGAACTCTCCTGAAGGTGTTCGTTACGTTTTTCAGATTCAAACTCGTCCAGTTCCACAAGATGAAGCTGAACGAGACATCGCACTTGACTGCACTAAACCTTGGGATGAAACTGAGTTTCCATGTCAAGACATCGGAGAAATTGAAATCCATCAAAGTCTATCAAAAGAAGAATCTGAAGCACTCGAATTCAACCCCTTTCTTCGATGTCACGAGGTTGATGTCATTTCAGCTACATCAATCTCCCAGAGTGCTTCAATCGATCATGGCCGTTCATTAATCTACGAAATTTGCCAGCATTTGCGAAATGGAACTCCCCTTCCAGAAGCCTGGAAAATCTTCCTTCAACAATCAGATACAAAAGTAGATCTCTCTGGTTGTCCAATGGCTGCAGCTTTAAAGGAAAGGGCCAATGAAAAGACAGCGCTGGACAGAACTTGGTATCAGAACCTCTGGCTTACATTCTTTCAACCAACATTTCAAACAGCTCTGCCTTATTTCATCATGGGTTTGGTCATCTTTCCTCCACTAGCTTCTGTTATGCACCTGAAGGAAAACAAGAAACTTCCTTTGCATTGGTTACTTCCATTGTTGTGGGTGTCTTCAGGTATAATAGCTGCACTTTGTTGTATTGTAGCAAAATGGATTCTAGtgcagaagaagaaagaaggggAAACAATAGGGATTTGGAGCATAAGGATTTTCATGGACACAACATGGCAGGCCATTAAAACAGTGGTGGGAGATTATTTCATGGAAATGACAACTGGGTCTTTCATATTTGTGCTGATAATGAAGTTGATGGGTTCAGATGTGGATATGGACCAAGGGACTTATGTAGACAGCATGGGAGCTTTGTTGAATCCTGAAATGGTGAAGATCCATAGAGGAGGCAGTGTGGGAAGAGAAGCACTATTATTTGGACACATATATGAAGGAGGAGGTGAAGTTAAGTTTGGAAATATTGAGATTGGAGAAGATGGTTTTGTGGGTAGCAGAGCAATAGCCATGCCTGGAGTAAGAGTGGAGAGTGAAGCAAGTATTGCACCTCTCTCTTTAGCTATGAAAGAAGAAATCATAAGAGCAACTTAG
- the LOC103491548 gene encoding FT-interacting protein 3-like isoform X2 encodes MQKTLQPHDFALKETYPKIGAVSITGDKLSCTYDLVEQMQYLYVYVVKAKDLPGKDVTGSCDPYVEVKLGNYKGTTKHFEKKSNPEWKQVFAFSRERIQASLLEVVVKDKDFVVDDFMGRAIFDLNDVPKRVPPDSPLAPQWYRLEDRKGDKVKGELMLAVWMGTQADEAFPDAWHSDAVTVGADAIASIRSKVYLSPKLWYVRVNIIEAQDLLPSDKSRYPEVFVKAILGAQALRTRISQSKSINPMWNEDLMFVAAEPFEEPLLLTVEDKVASNKDEILGRCLIPLQNVQRRLDHKPVNTRWFNLEKHIVADGEKKKEVKFASRIHLRICLDGGYHVLDESTHYSSDLRPTAKQLWKSSIGILELGILSAQGLMPMKTKDGRGKTDSYCVAKYGQKWIRTRTIVDSFSPKWNEQYTWEVFDPCTVVTVGVFDNGYIGGGSGVKDSRIGKVRIRLSTLETDRVYTYSYPLLVLHSSGVKKMGELQLAVRFTCSSLVNMLHMYSNPLLPKMHYIHPLSVIQLDSLRHQAMQIVSMRLARAEPALRKEVVEYMLDVDSHMWSMRRSKANFFRIMGVLSGFIALGKWFDHICNWKNPITTILIHILFIILVLYPELVLPTIFLYLFVIGIWNFRRRPRHPQHMDTRLSHADATHPDELDEEFDTFPTSRSSDTVRMRYDRLRSIAGRVQTVVGDLATQGERFQSLLSWRDPRASALFVTFCLIAAIILYVTPFQVICLVGGIYVLRHPRFRHKLPSVPSTFFRRLPARSDSLL; translated from the coding sequence ATGCAGAAGACTCTTCAACCTCATGATTTTGCTCTGAAGGAGACCTATCCTAAAATAGGTGCGGTTTCGATAACGGGAGACAAGCTCTCTTGCACGTATGATCTTGTGGAGCAAATGCAATATCTTTATGTTTATGTGGTCAAAGCTAAAGATTTACCTGGAAAAGATGTTACTGGTAGTTGTGATCCATATGTGGAAGTGAAACTTGGAAACTATAAAGGAACAACCAAACACTTTGAGAAGAAGTCCAACCCTGAGTGGAAACAAGTTTTTGCTTTCTCAAGGGAACGAATCCAAGCCTCTCTTTTGGAAGTGGTGGTGAAAGACAAGGATTTTGTAGTAGACGATTTCATGGGGCGGGCTATTTTCGATCTCAATGATGTTCCAAAACGTGTCCCTCCTGATAGTCCACTGGCACCCCAATGGTATAGGCTGGAGGACCGAAAAGGGGATAAGGTAAAAGGAGAACTTATGTTGGCTGTGTGGATGGGGACTCAAGCAGATGAAGCATTTCCTGATGCCTGGCATTCAGATGCTGTAACTGTGGGTGCTGATGCCATTGCTAGCATCAGATCAAAGGTTTATCTTTCTCCCAAACTTTGGTATGTTAGAGTAAACATCATTGAAGCTCAGGATTTACTACCGAGCGATAAGAGTCGGTATCCAGAAGTTTTTGTGAAAGCTATTCTTGGGGCTCAGGCTCTAAGAACTAGAATATCTCAAAGCAAGTCTATAAATCCAATGTGGAATGAGGACTTAATGTTTGTGGCTGCTGAACCATTTGAGGAGCCACTACTTCTGACAGTTGAAGACAAGGTAGCATCGAATAAAGACGAAATTCTTGGGAGGTGTTTGATTCCCCTGCAAAATGTGCAGAGGCGATTAGATCATAAACCTGTAAATACTAGATGGTTCAATCTTGAGAAACATATCGTTGCAGAtggtgaaaagaaaaaagaagtcaAGTTTGCCAGTAGGATTCATCTAAGGATTTGTTTGGATGGTGGGTATCATGTGTTGGATGAATCAACCCACTACAGTAGTGATCTTAGGCCTACTGCAAAACAGTTGTGGAAGTCTAGCATTGGGATTCTTGAGTTGGGGATTCTAAGTGCTCAAGGGCTGATGCCAATGAAGACGAAAGATGGCAGAGGGAAGACAGATTCGTACTGCGTTGCAAAATATGGACAGAAATGGATTCGGACGAGGACTATTGTAGACAGCTTCAGTCCAAAGTGGAATGAACAGTACACTTGGGAGGTTTTTGATCCCTGTACTGTTGTTACTGTTGGGGTCTTTGATAATGGTTATATAGGTGGAGGAAGTGGAGTAAAAGATTCAAGGATTGGAAAGGTGCGGATTCGGCTATCGACCCTTGAAACTGATAGGGTTTACACTTATTCATATCCACTTCTTGTCCTTCATTCTTCAGGAGTGAAGAAAATGGGTGAACTGCAGTTAGCTGTAAGGTTTACTTGTTCATCTTTGGTTAACATGTTGCATATGTACTCCAACCCATTGTTGCCAAAAATGCATTACATTCATCCATTATCAGTGATTCAACTTGATAGCTTAAGGCACCAGGCTATGCAAATTGTCTCGATGAGATTAGCGCGTGCTGAGCCTGCACTGAGGAAAGAGGTTGTGGAGTATATGCTGGATGTAGATTCACATATGTGGAGCATGAGGAGAAGCAAAGCCAATTTCTTCAGAATAATGGGCGTTTTAAGTGGATTCATTGCATTGGGTAAATGGTTTGATCATATTTGCAACTGGAAGAACCCTATAACAACAATACTAATCCACATCCTTTTCATCATTTTAGTTCTTTACCCCGAGCTCGTACTTCCAACCATCTTTCTTTACCTTTTTGTTATTGGTATTTGGAACTTCAGGCGTAGGCCTAGACACCCCCAACACATGGACACTAGGTTGTCTCATGCTGATGCAACTCATCCTGATGAACTAGATGAAGAATTTGATACCTTTCCTACATCCCGATCTTCCGACACCGTTCGGATGAGATACGACCGCCTACGTAGCATAGCCGGGAGAGTGCAAACCGTGGTCGGGGATCTTGCAACTCAAGGAGAAAGGTTTCAGTCACTATTGAGCTGGAGAGACCCAAGAGCAAGTGCTCTCTTTGTAACATTTTGCTTGATTGCTGCTATAATTCTTTATGTGACCCCATTTCAAGTTATTTGCCTTGTTGGAGGTATTTATGTTCTAAGACATCCAAGATTTCGACATAAACTTCCTTCAGTTCCTTCCACCTTCTTTAGGAGATTGCCTGCAAGATCAGACAGCTTGTTGTGA